One genomic region from Phycodurus eques isolate BA_2022a chromosome 16, UOR_Pequ_1.1, whole genome shotgun sequence encodes:
- the LOC133414330 gene encoding ATP-sensitive inward rectifier potassium channel 12-like isoform X2, producing the protein MRDYCCHGNKYSIVSNNLPEEERLRICSLDLHNGHGSSDVHSHSACDTELEEKRRRRRRIGASAAVPSTRGQGGMNNYNGRVLTRGSSQVRSRFVKKNGQCNVVFTNMEEKRQRYLADIFTTCVDIRWRYLLFIFCTSFIISWLFFGVIFYSVSLSHGDFEEHLMVKGEGIAAGGLYSPNSGHTTEGQTKRVPCILHVQGFVGALLFSMETQTTIGYGWRCITEECPMAVITVVVQSIVGCIIDSFMVGTIMAKMARPKKRNQTLVFSKNAVISLRDGKLCLMWRVGNLRKSHIVEAHVRAQVIRSYVTAEGEFIPLEQMDLNVGYDEGTDRLFLVSPLVIVHEIDKDSPLYSVSRADLETDEFEVVVILEGMVEATAMTTQFRSSYLSREIFWGHRFEPVIYEDRNCYKVDYARFHKTYEVPSTPNFSAKELDENASRASSVVSPFSARMASKSLIPCSVSTFCYENEVALSCGEEEEEDIFDSSPIVGKERAEERRTSVDFHNMFKDTATMTSGSHNVMCVLDMDNNQMEFDILQTAIPLDPVTYKNEPEI; encoded by the exons ATGAGGGATTATTGTTGCCATGGGAACAA GTACAGCATTGTGTCAAACAACTTACCAGAGGAGGAGCGTCTGAGGATCTGCAGCTTGGATCTCCATAACGGTCACGGTTCCTCCGACGTCCACTCACATTCGGCCTGCGACACAGAATTAGAGGAGAAGCGGAGAAGGAGGAGGCGGATAGGTGCGTCCGCTGCTGTCCCCAGCACACGGGGACAAGGAGGGATGAACAACTACAACGGGAGGGTTCTGACAAGGGGCTCCAGCCAGGTACGGAGCCGCTTTGTGAAGAAGAATGGACAATGTAATGTTGTCTTCACTAACATGGAGGAAAAGAGGCAGCGCTACCTAGCAgacatcttcaccacctgtgtggACATCCGCTGGAGATACCTGCTGTTTATATTCTGCACAAGCTTCATCATCTCCTGGCTTTTCTTTGGCGTCATCTTTTACAGCGTCTCGCTTTCCCACGGGGACTTTGAGGAGCACCTCATGGTGAAGGGTGAAGGAATAGCAGCGGGCGGGCTGTATTCACCCAACTCTGGACACACTACAGAAGGACAGACAAAAAGAGTGCCTTGCATCCTCCATGTCCAGGGATTTGTTGGTGCTCTCTTGTTTTCCATGGAGACACAAACTACCATTGGCTACGGCTGGCGCTGCATCACTGAAGAGTGTCCCATGGCTGTCATAACAGTGGTTGTTCAGTCCATCGTGGGCTGTATCATTGACTCTTTCATGGTTGGCACCATTATGGCCAAGATGGCGCGCCCAAAGAAAAGGAACCAGACGCTCGTGTTCTCCAAAAATGCTGTCATTTCCCTTCGTGACGGCAAGCTGTGCCTCATGTGGAGGGTGGGGAACTTGCGCAAGAGCCACATTGTGGAAGCTCACGTCCGGGCGCAGGTCATCCGTTCCTACGTCACAGCAGAAGGAGAATTCATCCCACTGGAGCAGATGGACCTCAATGTGGGCTACGACGAGGGCACAGACAGGTTGTTTCTCGTATCCCCGCTGGTTATAGTCCATGAGATAGACAAAGACAGCCCATTGTATAGTGTAAGCCGAGCTGATCTGGAGACGGATGAATTTGAGGTTGTTGTGATCCTGGAGGGAATGGTGGAGGCCACAGCCATGACCACACAGTTCCGTAGCTCTTACCTTTCCAGGGAGATCTTCTGGGGCCACAGGTTTGAGCCTGTCATCTATGAGGACCGCAACTGCTACAAGGTCGATTACGCACGCTTCCACAAGACCTACGAGGTCCCGTCAACACCCAACTTCAGCGCCAAAGAGCTCGACGAGAACGCGAGTCGGGCCTCCTCTGTGGTTTCTCCCTTCTCCGCACGCATGGCTTCAAAAAGCTTGATCCCTTGTTCGGTCAGTACCTTCTGCTACGAGAACGAGGTCGCGCTGAGCTgcggggaagaagaagaagaagacatctTTGACTCCTCTCCAATTGTAGGGAAGGAAAGAGCAGAGGAGAGAAGGACTTCTGTGGACTTCCACAATATGTTTAAGGATACTGCCACCATGACATCTGGGAGTCACAATGTCATGTGTGTTCTGGACATGGACAATAACCAGATGGAATTTGACATCTTACAAACAGCCATTCCACTCGATCCAGTGACCTATAAGAACGAGCCAGAGATTTGA
- the LOC133414330 gene encoding ATP-sensitive inward rectifier potassium channel 12-like isoform X3, producing the protein MGTSRSNRYSIVSNNLPEEERLRICSLDLHNGHGSSDVHSHSACDTELEEKRRRRRRIGASAAVPSTRGQGGMNNYNGRVLTRGSSQVRSRFVKKNGQCNVVFTNMEEKRQRYLADIFTTCVDIRWRYLLFIFCTSFIISWLFFGVIFYSVSLSHGDFEEHLMVKGEGIAAGGLYSPNSGHTTEGQTKRVPCILHVQGFVGALLFSMETQTTIGYGWRCITEECPMAVITVVVQSIVGCIIDSFMVGTIMAKMARPKKRNQTLVFSKNAVISLRDGKLCLMWRVGNLRKSHIVEAHVRAQVIRSYVTAEGEFIPLEQMDLNVGYDEGTDRLFLVSPLVIVHEIDKDSPLYSVSRADLETDEFEVVVILEGMVEATAMTTQFRSSYLSREIFWGHRFEPVIYEDRNCYKVDYARFHKTYEVPSTPNFSAKELDENASRASSVVSPFSARMASKSLIPCSVSTFCYENEVALSCGEEEEEDIFDSSPIVGKERAEERRTSVDFHNMFKDTATMTSGSHNVMCVLDMDNNQMEFDILQTAIPLDPVTYKNEPEI; encoded by the exons ATGGGAACAAGTAGGTCCAACAG GTACAGCATTGTGTCAAACAACTTACCAGAGGAGGAGCGTCTGAGGATCTGCAGCTTGGATCTCCATAACGGTCACGGTTCCTCCGACGTCCACTCACATTCGGCCTGCGACACAGAATTAGAGGAGAAGCGGAGAAGGAGGAGGCGGATAGGTGCGTCCGCTGCTGTCCCCAGCACACGGGGACAAGGAGGGATGAACAACTACAACGGGAGGGTTCTGACAAGGGGCTCCAGCCAGGTACGGAGCCGCTTTGTGAAGAAGAATGGACAATGTAATGTTGTCTTCACTAACATGGAGGAAAAGAGGCAGCGCTACCTAGCAgacatcttcaccacctgtgtggACATCCGCTGGAGATACCTGCTGTTTATATTCTGCACAAGCTTCATCATCTCCTGGCTTTTCTTTGGCGTCATCTTTTACAGCGTCTCGCTTTCCCACGGGGACTTTGAGGAGCACCTCATGGTGAAGGGTGAAGGAATAGCAGCGGGCGGGCTGTATTCACCCAACTCTGGACACACTACAGAAGGACAGACAAAAAGAGTGCCTTGCATCCTCCATGTCCAGGGATTTGTTGGTGCTCTCTTGTTTTCCATGGAGACACAAACTACCATTGGCTACGGCTGGCGCTGCATCACTGAAGAGTGTCCCATGGCTGTCATAACAGTGGTTGTTCAGTCCATCGTGGGCTGTATCATTGACTCTTTCATGGTTGGCACCATTATGGCCAAGATGGCGCGCCCAAAGAAAAGGAACCAGACGCTCGTGTTCTCCAAAAATGCTGTCATTTCCCTTCGTGACGGCAAGCTGTGCCTCATGTGGAGGGTGGGGAACTTGCGCAAGAGCCACATTGTGGAAGCTCACGTCCGGGCGCAGGTCATCCGTTCCTACGTCACAGCAGAAGGAGAATTCATCCCACTGGAGCAGATGGACCTCAATGTGGGCTACGACGAGGGCACAGACAGGTTGTTTCTCGTATCCCCGCTGGTTATAGTCCATGAGATAGACAAAGACAGCCCATTGTATAGTGTAAGCCGAGCTGATCTGGAGACGGATGAATTTGAGGTTGTTGTGATCCTGGAGGGAATGGTGGAGGCCACAGCCATGACCACACAGTTCCGTAGCTCTTACCTTTCCAGGGAGATCTTCTGGGGCCACAGGTTTGAGCCTGTCATCTATGAGGACCGCAACTGCTACAAGGTCGATTACGCACGCTTCCACAAGACCTACGAGGTCCCGTCAACACCCAACTTCAGCGCCAAAGAGCTCGACGAGAACGCGAGTCGGGCCTCCTCTGTGGTTTCTCCCTTCTCCGCACGCATGGCTTCAAAAAGCTTGATCCCTTGTTCGGTCAGTACCTTCTGCTACGAGAACGAGGTCGCGCTGAGCTgcggggaagaagaagaagaagacatctTTGACTCCTCTCCAATTGTAGGGAAGGAAAGAGCAGAGGAGAGAAGGACTTCTGTGGACTTCCACAATATGTTTAAGGATACTGCCACCATGACATCTGGGAGTCACAATGTCATGTGTGTTCTGGACATGGACAATAACCAGATGGAATTTGACATCTTACAAACAGCCATTCCACTCGATCCAGTGACCTATAAGAACGAGCCAGAGATTTGA
- the LOC133414330 gene encoding ATP-sensitive inward rectifier potassium channel 12-like isoform X1 — protein MLVGQSSYQHKDTKNMNVHDRYSIVSNNLPEEERLRICSLDLHNGHGSSDVHSHSACDTELEEKRRRRRRIGASAAVPSTRGQGGMNNYNGRVLTRGSSQVRSRFVKKNGQCNVVFTNMEEKRQRYLADIFTTCVDIRWRYLLFIFCTSFIISWLFFGVIFYSVSLSHGDFEEHLMVKGEGIAAGGLYSPNSGHTTEGQTKRVPCILHVQGFVGALLFSMETQTTIGYGWRCITEECPMAVITVVVQSIVGCIIDSFMVGTIMAKMARPKKRNQTLVFSKNAVISLRDGKLCLMWRVGNLRKSHIVEAHVRAQVIRSYVTAEGEFIPLEQMDLNVGYDEGTDRLFLVSPLVIVHEIDKDSPLYSVSRADLETDEFEVVVILEGMVEATAMTTQFRSSYLSREIFWGHRFEPVIYEDRNCYKVDYARFHKTYEVPSTPNFSAKELDENASRASSVVSPFSARMASKSLIPCSVSTFCYENEVALSCGEEEEEDIFDSSPIVGKERAEERRTSVDFHNMFKDTATMTSGSHNVMCVLDMDNNQMEFDILQTAIPLDPVTYKNEPEI, from the exons ATGCTAGTTGGACAGTCAAGCTACCAACATAAAGatacaaaaaatatgaatgtacaTGACAG GTACAGCATTGTGTCAAACAACTTACCAGAGGAGGAGCGTCTGAGGATCTGCAGCTTGGATCTCCATAACGGTCACGGTTCCTCCGACGTCCACTCACATTCGGCCTGCGACACAGAATTAGAGGAGAAGCGGAGAAGGAGGAGGCGGATAGGTGCGTCCGCTGCTGTCCCCAGCACACGGGGACAAGGAGGGATGAACAACTACAACGGGAGGGTTCTGACAAGGGGCTCCAGCCAGGTACGGAGCCGCTTTGTGAAGAAGAATGGACAATGTAATGTTGTCTTCACTAACATGGAGGAAAAGAGGCAGCGCTACCTAGCAgacatcttcaccacctgtgtggACATCCGCTGGAGATACCTGCTGTTTATATTCTGCACAAGCTTCATCATCTCCTGGCTTTTCTTTGGCGTCATCTTTTACAGCGTCTCGCTTTCCCACGGGGACTTTGAGGAGCACCTCATGGTGAAGGGTGAAGGAATAGCAGCGGGCGGGCTGTATTCACCCAACTCTGGACACACTACAGAAGGACAGACAAAAAGAGTGCCTTGCATCCTCCATGTCCAGGGATTTGTTGGTGCTCTCTTGTTTTCCATGGAGACACAAACTACCATTGGCTACGGCTGGCGCTGCATCACTGAAGAGTGTCCCATGGCTGTCATAACAGTGGTTGTTCAGTCCATCGTGGGCTGTATCATTGACTCTTTCATGGTTGGCACCATTATGGCCAAGATGGCGCGCCCAAAGAAAAGGAACCAGACGCTCGTGTTCTCCAAAAATGCTGTCATTTCCCTTCGTGACGGCAAGCTGTGCCTCATGTGGAGGGTGGGGAACTTGCGCAAGAGCCACATTGTGGAAGCTCACGTCCGGGCGCAGGTCATCCGTTCCTACGTCACAGCAGAAGGAGAATTCATCCCACTGGAGCAGATGGACCTCAATGTGGGCTACGACGAGGGCACAGACAGGTTGTTTCTCGTATCCCCGCTGGTTATAGTCCATGAGATAGACAAAGACAGCCCATTGTATAGTGTAAGCCGAGCTGATCTGGAGACGGATGAATTTGAGGTTGTTGTGATCCTGGAGGGAATGGTGGAGGCCACAGCCATGACCACACAGTTCCGTAGCTCTTACCTTTCCAGGGAGATCTTCTGGGGCCACAGGTTTGAGCCTGTCATCTATGAGGACCGCAACTGCTACAAGGTCGATTACGCACGCTTCCACAAGACCTACGAGGTCCCGTCAACACCCAACTTCAGCGCCAAAGAGCTCGACGAGAACGCGAGTCGGGCCTCCTCTGTGGTTTCTCCCTTCTCCGCACGCATGGCTTCAAAAAGCTTGATCCCTTGTTCGGTCAGTACCTTCTGCTACGAGAACGAGGTCGCGCTGAGCTgcggggaagaagaagaagaagacatctTTGACTCCTCTCCAATTGTAGGGAAGGAAAGAGCAGAGGAGAGAAGGACTTCTGTGGACTTCCACAATATGTTTAAGGATACTGCCACCATGACATCTGGGAGTCACAATGTCATGTGTGTTCTGGACATGGACAATAACCAGATGGAATTTGACATCTTACAAACAGCCATTCCACTCGATCCAGTGACCTATAAGAACGAGCCAGAGATTTGA